AATATGTCGTACACAGCACTGAGAGAGCGTCATGAGTAAAGCTTACCCCAGTAATTTGTCTCAAGCCCAATTTGAACTACTCAACGACTTGATACCCGAGCCGAAATTCGGTGGTCGTCCTCGTAGCGTCGATATGTGGGATGTTCTGAACGCCATTTTCTATGTTTTGGTGGAGGGAGTGCGATGGCGAGGGTTGCCAGGGGATTTTCCGGCATGGCAAACCGTATACACCTACTTTCGTCAGTGGCGCAAAGATGGAACCTGGGTGCGGATGCACGACCGATTGCGAGAGTGTACCCGAATTGAACAGGAGCGTCATCGCAGCCCGTCGGAAGCGATTATCGACAGTCAAAGTGTCAAAAGTGCCGCTGGAGTGAGCCAATCGGTGGGCTACGATGCGGGCAAACAAATTAAAGGTCGAAAACGGTTTATGACGGTCGATACCCTGGGATTGCTGTTGCGGGTC
The nucleotide sequence above comes from Neosynechococcus sphagnicola sy1. Encoded proteins:
- a CDS encoding IS5 family transposase, with product MSKAYPSNLSQAQFELLNDLIPEPKFGGRPRSVDMWDVLNAIFYVLVEGVRWRGLPGDFPAWQTVYTYFRQWRKDGTWVRMHDRLRECTRIEQERHRSPSEAIIDSQSVKSAAGVSQSVGYDAGKQIKGRKRFMTVDTLGLLLRV